A region from the Benincasa hispida cultivar B227 chromosome 12, ASM972705v1, whole genome shotgun sequence genome encodes:
- the LOC120068281 gene encoding protein ASPARTIC PROTEASE IN GUARD CELL 2, with translation MLPFLLLLPLLATAISLVSTSPAATYPATQLLNVKDTIKETETRPSRLPQDLDLHENYPPFDNSSSQSQWKLKLFHRDKLPFNFNTDHPRRFKERIERDSIRVSSLLRLLSNGSDEQVTDFGSDVVSGTEQGSGEYFVRIGVGSPPRSQYVVIDSGSDIVWVQCQPCNECYQQSDPVFDPAGSASYAGISCDSSVCDRLDNAGCNDGRCRYEVSYGDGSYTRGTLALETLTFGRVIIRNIAIGCGHMNRGMFVGAAGLLGLGGGAMSFVGQLGGQTGGAFSYCLVSRGTESTGTLEFGRGAMPVGGAWVPLIRNPRAPSFYYVRLSGLGVGGIRVPIPEQIFELTDLGYGGVVMDTGTAVTRLPAPAYEALRDTFIGQTANLPRSGRVSIFDTCYNLNGFISVRVPTVSFYFSGGPILTLPARNFLIPVDGEGTFCFAFAASASGLSIIGNIQQEGIQISIDGSNGFVGFGPSIC, from the exons ATGCTacctttccttcttcttcttcctcttttagcCACCGCCATCTCCCTGGTTTCGACCAGTCCTGCCGCTACTTACCCAGCCACCCAACTCCTAAATGTCAAAGACACAATCAAAGAAACAGAAACCAGACCCTCTAGACTACCACAAGATCTTGACCTCCATGAAAACTACCCTCCTTTTGACAACAGCAGCAGTCAGAGTCAATGGAAGCTCAAGCTCTTCCATAGAGATAAGCTGCCCTTCAACTTCAACACCGACCATCCCCGTCGTTTCAAGGAGCGCATCGAAAGAGATTCCATAAGGGTTTCCTCTCTGCTCCGCTTACTCTCCAATGGCAGCGACGAGCAG GTGACGGACTTCGGGTCGGACGTGGTCTCCGGCACAGAGCAGGGGAGTGGAGAGTACTTCGTGAGGATCGGCGTCGGCAGCCCACCGAGGAGCCAATACGTGGTGATTGATTCCGGCAGCGACATTGTTTGGGTGCAATGCCAGCCCTGCAACGAATGCTACCAACAGTCCGACCCGGTGTTTGACCCGGCCGGTTCCGCCTCCTACGCCGGAATCTCCTGCGACTCGTCAGTGTGTGACCGCCTCGACAACGCAGGCTGCAACGATGGCCGGTGCCGGTACGAGGTGTCGTACGGCGACGGATCTTACACCCGCGGCACACTCGCTCTTGAAACTCTAACTTTCGGGCGGGTCATAATCCGAAACATCGCGATCGGCTGCGGCCATATGAACCGAGGAATGTTCGTCGGAGCTGCAGGCTTGCTCGGCCTCGGCGGCGGCGCCATGTCATTCGTCGGCCAACTCGGCGGCCAAACTGGCGGCGCGTTCAGCTACTGTTTGGTCAGTCGAGGCACCGAGTCTACTGGAACGCTAGAGTTCGGCCGCGGCGCTATGCCAGTAGGCGGCGCGTGGGTTCCCCTAATCCGAAACCCACGCGCTCCCAGTTTCTACTACGTCAGGCTTTCGGGACTCGGAGTAGGAGGGATCCGAGTTCCAATACCCGAACAGATCTTCGAACTCACCGATCTAGGGTACGGTGGCGTGGTGATGGACACCGGAACCGCCGTGACGAGGCTACCGGCGCCGGCGTACGAAGCATTACGAGACACCTTCATCGGACAAACGGCAAACCTGCCTCGATCAGGCAGAGTATCGATCTTCGACACATgctataacctaaatggtttcaTATCGGTAAGGGTGCCGACGGTATCGTTCTACTTCTCCGGCGGGCCGATACTGACGTTGCCGGCAAGGAACTTTCTGATTCCAGTGGACGGCGAAGGGACATTTTGCTTTGCATTTGCAGCATCGGCGTCGGGATTGTCGATAATAGGAAACATTCAGCAAGAAGGGATTCAAATCTCCATTGATGGATCAAATGGGTTTGTGGGATTTGGACCAAGTATTTGTTAA